One Clostridium sp. CM027 genomic window carries:
- the groES gene encoding co-chaperone GroES: protein MNIRPLSDRVLIKRLEAEETTKSGILLAGASKEKPQEAEVVSVGPGKVEDGKVIKMEVKAGDIILFSKYSGSEIKYDGIEYIILKQDELLAVIEK from the coding sequence ATGAATATTAGACCACTTAGTGATAGAGTGTTAATTAAAAGATTAGAGGCGGAAGAAACTACAAAAAGTGGAATACTTCTTGCAGGAGCTTCAAAGGAAAAACCACAAGAGGCTGAAGTAGTTTCAGTAGGACCAGGAAAAGTTGAAGATGGGAAAGTAATTAAAATGGAAGTTAAGGCAGGGGATATAATATTATTCTCTAAATATTCAGGAAGTGAAATAAAATATGATGGTATTGAGTATATCATATTAAAGCAAGATGAACTATTAGCTGTAATTGAAAAATAA
- a CDS encoding TIGR01906 family membrane protein, translated as MNSLYKWFNNYFFRDSIFRNVKTLIKFSFKTFFILSFTFSFIILSINLTLLFKPLYYMDIDVLKIEESSNLNKKELKTNYDYVITYLTQNKIEEFTLPTLPSSNNGKIHFKEVKIIFDNLKVMLFFSILISIIGIIINKRHKTIRYLLTSSIFLIIVPIILLIPFLINFDKSFTAFHHIFFKNDYWLFDIEYDPIITILPQDFFFHCAILIIILITISSIILRCIYKSQYKKLRSL; from the coding sequence ATGAATAGTCTATATAAATGGTTTAATAACTATTTTTTTAGAGACTCCATTTTCAGAAATGTAAAAACGCTTATTAAATTTTCATTCAAAACGTTTTTTATCTTAAGTTTTACTTTTTCTTTTATAATTTTAAGCATAAATCTTACTTTGCTTTTTAAACCATTATACTATATGGATATTGATGTTTTAAAAATTGAAGAATCTTCTAATTTAAATAAAAAGGAACTAAAGACTAATTATGACTATGTAATCACATATTTAACTCAAAATAAAATTGAAGAATTCACTCTTCCAACGCTACCTTCATCCAATAATGGTAAAATTCATTTTAAGGAAGTTAAAATAATATTTGATAATCTTAAGGTAATGCTATTTTTCTCCATATTAATAAGTATTATAGGTATAATCATAAATAAGAGACACAAAACAATAAGATACTTGTTAACTAGTTCCATTTTTCTTATTATCGTACCTATAATATTACTTATACCCTTTTTAATTAATTTCGATAAAAGCTTCACTGCTTTTCATCATATTTTCTTTAAAAATGATTACTGGTTATTTGATATTGAATACGATCCAATAATAACGATCCTTCCACAGGATTTTTTCTTCCATTGTGCAATATTAATAATTATTTTGATTACTATAAGTAGCATAATATTAAGGTGTATATATAAATCACAATATAAAAAGCTACGCTCTTTATAA
- a CDS encoding TVP38/TMEM64 family protein — translation MKRMWNSIRMKVSGYKQYILLSAVLLAFAYIGYEYYFKYSYILRNPNILKEVILSYGNFSVLIFILMQVLQVVVFFIPGEFIQIAGGYIFGAFLGGIISLMGITLGGIIVYLIANSYGRPFVEKLLLKKKVKFFRKILKIGSKKNVIFIFFLIPGIPKDALIYICGVSDVSFKDFFIYSTLGRIPGIFISSYFGQKIDAWDVTSLITIGITMSIISIVGIFKGNTIIKNVIKKKKSY, via the coding sequence ATGAAAAGAATGTGGAATAGTATTAGAATGAAGGTATCAGGATATAAACAATATATATTACTATCAGCAGTTTTGCTAGCTTTCGCATACATAGGATATGAATATTATTTCAAGTATTCATATATATTGAGAAATCCGAATATATTAAAAGAAGTTATTCTTTCTTATGGAAATTTCAGTGTTTTAATTTTCATTCTTATGCAGGTTTTACAAGTAGTAGTTTTTTTTATTCCAGGAGAATTTATACAAATTGCTGGAGGATATATTTTCGGTGCATTTTTAGGCGGTATAATATCTTTAATGGGTATTACTTTAGGAGGTATAATAGTATATCTTATTGCTAATAGTTATGGTAGGCCTTTTGTGGAGAAGTTGTTATTAAAAAAGAAAGTGAAATTTTTTAGAAAAATATTAAAAATAGGAAGCAAAAAAAATGTTATATTCATATTTTTTTTAATCCCAGGAATACCTAAAGATGCTCTAATATACATATGTGGAGTATCTGATGTTTCTTTTAAAGATTTCTTTATATATTCAACACTCGGTAGAATTCCAGGGATTTTTATTTCTTCTTATTTTGGTCAAAAAATAGATGCATGGGATGTTACAAGTTTAATAACTATAGGCATAACAATGAGTATTATATCAATAGTAGGGATTTTTAAAGGAAATACTATAATAAAAAATGTAATTAAAAAGAAAAAATCTTATTAA
- a CDS encoding DNA-3-methyladenine glycosylase codes for MDYKNIESFNEGIIIKDVENFELDHIFECGQCFRWDKEPNGNYIGVAYGKVIEVEKKGTQVKIYNINEEEFNEIWCDYFDLKRNYTVIKEKFKMDPLLKRSVDFGYGIRLLQQEPFELTISFIISSNNRIPMIKRAINNLSKKWGKPIEYKGKTYYTFPTPADLEEATIEEIQSCSLGFRSKYVKNTVHQVYTGEVNLELIKAAEDDICHEELKKLSGIGPKVADCIMLFSMQKYSAFPVDVWVKRAMQFFYLAPDVSLPKIRTFARDKFENLAGFAQQYLFYYARENNIKIE; via the coding sequence ATGGATTACAAAAATATTGAATCATTTAATGAAGGCATTATAATAAAAGATGTAGAGAACTTTGAACTAGACCATATATTCGAATGTGGGCAATGCTTTAGATGGGACAAGGAGCCTAATGGCAATTACATAGGGGTAGCATATGGGAAGGTAATAGAAGTAGAAAAAAAGGGGACGCAAGTAAAGATATATAATATAAATGAGGAAGAATTTAATGAGATTTGGTGTGATTATTTTGACCTTAAAAGAAATTACACAGTTATCAAAGAGAAATTTAAGATGGATCCTCTTCTTAAAAGATCTGTTGATTTCGGGTATGGCATTAGATTATTGCAGCAGGAGCCTTTTGAACTTACCATATCATTTATAATTTCTTCAAATAATAGAATCCCAATGATAAAAAGAGCTATAAACAATTTGAGCAAAAAATGGGGAAAACCAATAGAATATAAGGGGAAAACGTACTACACATTTCCAACGCCTGCAGATTTAGAAGAAGCTACTATAGAAGAAATTCAGAGTTGTAGTCTGGGGTTTAGATCTAAATATGTAAAAAACACAGTACATCAGGTATATACTGGTGAAGTGAATTTGGAGCTTATTAAAGCCGCGGAAGATGATATTTGCCATGAAGAACTAAAAAAACTTAGTGGAATAGGCCCAAAAGTGGCGGATTGTATTATGTTATTTTCTATGCAAAAATATTCTGCTTTCCCAGTGGATGTGTGGGTTAAGAGGGCGATGCAATTTTTTTATTTAGCACCAGATGTCTCTCTACCTAAAATAAGGACCTTCGCTAGAGACAAATTTGAAAACTTAGCAGGTTTTGCACAACAGTATTTGTTTTATTATGCAAGAGAAAATAATATTAAAATAGAATAA
- a CDS encoding C-GCAxxG-C-C family (seleno)protein: protein MLIDKINKYYTKEYDLSCAEVMIYAASDEYNMKLKSETFKTMSSFGGGMGIESVCGAITGSLAVIGILFTKEKAHEGDRVKRLCQEFFQKFESKLSTNNCAALKAKYKKEDGSCKVMIETATEILDEIVIRELKVNNLTQ from the coding sequence ATGTTAATAGATAAAATAAATAAATATTACACTAAGGAATATGATTTAAGTTGTGCTGAGGTGATGATTTACGCTGCTAGTGATGAATATAATATGAAATTAAAAAGCGAAACGTTTAAAACTATGTCATCCTTTGGTGGAGGAATGGGTATTGAGAGCGTATGCGGAGCAATAACAGGTTCTTTGGCAGTTATAGGTATATTATTTACTAAAGAAAAAGCGCATGAAGGTGATAGAGTTAAAAGACTATGTCAGGAATTCTTCCAAAAATTTGAATCAAAGTTAAGCACGAATAATTGCGCGGCTCTTAAAGCAAAATATAAAAAAGAGGATGGTAGTTGCAAGGTAATGATTGAAACTGCTACTGAAATATTAGATGAAATTGTGATACGCGAATTAAAAGTTAATAATTTAACTCAATGA
- the gltA gene encoding NADPH-dependent glutamate synthase: MGKMNRVAIGEQDPKVRATNFEEVCLGYTEDEAVEEATRCLNCKKPMCVGKCPVAIDIPGFIAHIKNREFTEAVKVIAKYSALPAVCGRVCPQETQCESKCILGIKGDAIAIGKLERFVGDYSREHNVDLSETKPKNGIKVAVIGSGPSGLTCAGDLAKAGYDVTIFEALHEAGGVLVYGIPEFRLPKDTVVKHEVENVKKLGVKLETNVIVGRTVTINQLMEEEDFKAVFIGSGAGLPMFMGIPGENLNGVFSANEYLTRSNLMKAFKEGYQTPIRTGEKVAVVGGGNVAMDSVRTAVRLGAEGHIVYRRSESELPARAEEVHHAKEEGVIMDLLVNPIEILGDEKGNVIGMKCIRMELGEPDASGRRRPIAIEGSEFIMDVNTVIMSLGTSPNPLIPLTTEGLEINKWKCIVAEDETGLTSKKNVYAGGDAVSGAATVILAMEAGKKAAKAIDGMLTK, encoded by the coding sequence ATGGGTAAAATGAACAGAGTTGCAATAGGGGAACAAGATCCAAAAGTAAGAGCAACTAATTTTGAAGAGGTATGTTTAGGATATACAGAGGACGAAGCAGTTGAGGAAGCTACAAGGTGTTTAAATTGTAAAAAGCCAATGTGTGTTGGAAAATGTCCAGTAGCAATAGATATTCCTGGGTTCATAGCTCACATAAAAAATAGAGAATTTACAGAGGCAGTTAAGGTAATTGCAAAATATAGTGCGTTACCAGCAGTCTGTGGAAGAGTTTGTCCACAAGAAACTCAATGCGAAAGCAAATGTATATTAGGAATAAAGGGAGATGCCATAGCTATTGGTAAACTTGAAAGATTTGTAGGTGACTATTCAAGAGAGCATAATGTTGACCTTTCAGAAACAAAACCTAAAAATGGCATTAAGGTTGCGGTAATCGGAAGTGGTCCTTCAGGACTTACCTGCGCAGGAGATTTAGCTAAAGCTGGGTACGATGTAACTATTTTTGAAGCACTTCATGAAGCTGGTGGAGTTTTGGTATATGGAATTCCAGAGTTTAGGTTGCCAAAAGATACAGTTGTTAAACATGAAGTTGAAAATGTTAAGAAATTAGGAGTTAAATTAGAAACGAATGTGATAGTAGGACGAACTGTAACAATAAATCAGCTGATGGAAGAAGAAGATTTTAAAGCTGTATTTATCGGTTCAGGTGCTGGACTTCCAATGTTCATGGGAATACCAGGAGAAAATTTAAATGGAGTATTTTCTGCTAATGAATATTTAACTAGAAGCAATTTGATGAAAGCATTTAAAGAGGGGTATCAGACTCCTATAAGAACAGGTGAAAAGGTTGCTGTTGTAGGTGGAGGAAATGTTGCTATGGACTCTGTGCGTACAGCAGTGAGACTTGGAGCAGAAGGGCACATAGTGTACAGGAGATCAGAATCAGAACTTCCTGCAAGAGCCGAAGAAGTGCATCACGCAAAAGAAGAGGGAGTTATAATGGATTTACTTGTGAATCCAATTGAAATCCTAGGAGATGAAAAAGGGAATGTTATAGGCATGAAGTGTATAAGAATGGAGCTAGGAGAACCCGATGCATCAGGAAGAAGAAGACCTATAGCGATTGAAGGGTCGGAATTCATAATGGATGTAAATACGGTTATAATGTCTCTAGGTACATCACCAAATCCATTAATTCCTTTAACAACAGAAGGGTTAGAAATCAATAAATGGAAGTGCATAGTTGCAGAAGATGAAACAGGATTAACATCTAAAAAGAATGTATATGCTGGTGGAGATGCTGTTTCAGGAGCTGCTACAGTTATATTAGCTATGGAAGCAGGTAAAAAAGCTGCTAAAGCTATAGATGGAATGTTAACAAAATAA
- a CDS encoding sulfide/dihydroorotate dehydrogenase-like FAD/NAD-binding protein, with translation MYKIVEKRALAPQIFLMDIEAPRVAKSAKPGQFIIIKMDEKGERIPLTISDYDALRGTVTIVVQTIGCSTKEMEKYEIGDSFSDFVGPLGQASELMSESIEDLKKKKIVFVAGGLGTAPVYPQVKWLRDQGIKADVIIGAKAKDYVIMEEEMKKVAGNVYPCTDDGSYGYKGLVTNKLKELVQNDGIKYDLVVAIGPMIMMKFVCKLTEELGISTIVSMNPIMVDGTGMCGACRLTVDGETKFACVDGPEFDGHKVNFDEAMRRQTMYKTQESSKGEGIKAGCGLGGAK, from the coding sequence ATGTATAAAATAGTCGAAAAGAGAGCATTAGCACCTCAGATATTCTTAATGGATATTGAGGCTCCGAGAGTAGCTAAATCAGCAAAACCAGGTCAATTTATAATTATAAAGATGGATGAAAAAGGCGAAAGAATACCTTTAACAATTAGTGATTATGATGCGTTAAGAGGTACAGTAACTATAGTAGTTCAAACAATAGGTTGTTCAACAAAAGAAATGGAAAAGTATGAAATTGGTGACTCATTTTCAGATTTTGTAGGACCACTTGGACAAGCATCTGAATTAATGAGTGAGAGCATTGAAGATTTAAAGAAAAAGAAAATTGTGTTTGTAGCTGGCGGGCTAGGAACTGCACCAGTTTACCCTCAAGTTAAATGGCTCAGAGATCAAGGTATTAAGGCAGACGTAATAATAGGCGCAAAGGCTAAAGATTATGTAATTATGGAAGAAGAAATGAAGAAAGTAGCAGGGAATGTATATCCATGTACTGATGATGGTTCATATGGATATAAGGGACTTGTCACAAATAAATTAAAAGAATTAGTTCAAAATGATGGCATAAAATACGATTTAGTTGTTGCAATTGGACCAATGATAATGATGAAATTTGTTTGCAAATTGACTGAAGAACTTGGAATATCAACTATTGTAAGCATGAATCCTATTATGGTTGATGGAACAGGAATGTGTGGAGCTTGCAGACTTACTGTAGATGGTGAGACTAAATTTGCTTGCGTTGATGGTCCAGAATTTGATGGTCATAAAGTTAATTTTGATGAGGCAATGAGAAGACAAACAATGTACAAAACTCAAGAGAGTTCTAAAGGTGAAGGCATTAAAGCAGGCTGCGGTTTAGGAGGTGCTAAATAA
- a CDS encoding reverse transcriptase domain-containing protein, giving the protein MKQRFEDFKNGNIDLRNLSPLVYSEENVMLAVRQLSKGKGRMTKGPDGSNYDTIAKTNFIELGMIVKDRLLNKKMDYVKRIYIPKGDGKKRPIGICTIWDKLVEKCIQLVLDPYCETKFVPSSFGFREQVSTHNAIAKVKNQTNVMPYVLSVDMKDYFGTIDPNIMYRELWHMGIHDQVILNYIYRFIKKGYLEAGCKIYDPKGSAQGSIIGPLLSNVYLHRFDVWLRDQGDDWHDKSVNKFHNIDNRRSNMRRTNLKIGIHVRYADDILVLCKSKSDAEKFKYSVTKYLTKNMKLIINEDKTKIYDLKKEKMKYLGYNFKLYQKRSRIRNGKELMVINSLPKDKGNLIVEECCKRLNDIKKIPSYENIMAWNVYIIGLHNYYKGMNEFNKCFGKLGWRIYKRFYNTMEGRIKFITEQKIKNNFRKGTYKSWGKTGYYMLYDIPIVHIEWANWEYKLVSAIKGKICRINPYDYGEKKNHKPGVSLNDIKYLVESAKLSRQASRFSQFRISKYSSLHGLSHISGEVVPVEDYHCHHIVPCNKGGKDDYNNLCILSKEQHIILHSNNRAKLYDVVGKKYHKRVEELISLL; this is encoded by the coding sequence ATGAAACAGAGATTTGAAGATTTTAAAAATGGAAATATAGATTTGCGTAATTTAAGTCCTTTAGTTTATTCCGAAGAGAATGTTATGCTAGCAGTACGTCAACTTAGCAAGGGTAAAGGAAGAATGACAAAAGGACCAGATGGTTCTAATTATGATACCATAGCAAAAACGAATTTTATTGAGTTAGGTATGATAGTAAAAGACCGTTTACTTAATAAAAAGATGGATTATGTTAAACGTATTTATATTCCTAAAGGTGATGGTAAGAAACGACCTATTGGCATATGCACAATCTGGGATAAGCTTGTTGAGAAGTGTATTCAGCTAGTATTAGACCCGTACTGTGAAACTAAGTTTGTTCCTAGTTCCTTTGGATTTAGGGAGCAAGTATCAACACATAATGCAATAGCAAAAGTTAAAAACCAAACTAATGTTATGCCATATGTCTTATCTGTAGACATGAAGGATTATTTTGGAACTATAGACCCTAATATTATGTATAGGGAACTATGGCATATGGGAATACATGACCAAGTAATATTAAACTATATTTATCGTTTTATTAAGAAAGGTTACCTAGAAGCAGGGTGCAAAATCTATGACCCGAAGGGTTCTGCACAAGGTAGTATTATAGGACCATTATTATCAAATGTGTACCTTCATCGTTTTGATGTATGGTTGCGAGATCAGGGTGATGATTGGCATGATAAAAGTGTTAATAAGTTTCATAATATAGACAATAGACGTTCAAATATGAGAAGAACTAATTTGAAAATTGGTATCCATGTAAGGTACGCTGATGACATTTTAGTTTTATGTAAGAGTAAGAGTGATGCTGAAAAGTTTAAATATAGTGTAACGAAATATCTTACAAAAAATATGAAACTTATTATTAATGAAGATAAAACTAAAATTTATGATTTAAAGAAAGAAAAGATGAAATATCTGGGCTATAATTTTAAGCTTTATCAAAAACGTAGTAGAATAAGAAATGGTAAGGAGCTAATGGTAATTAACAGCTTACCAAAGGATAAGGGGAATTTAATAGTAGAAGAATGTTGTAAAAGACTTAATGATATTAAAAAAATACCTAGTTATGAGAACATCATGGCTTGGAATGTATATATTATAGGATTACATAATTACTATAAAGGTATGAATGAGTTTAATAAATGTTTTGGAAAGTTAGGATGGCGAATTTACAAAAGGTTTTATAATACAATGGAAGGTCGAATTAAGTTTATAACAGAACAAAAAATCAAGAATAATTTTAGAAAGGGTACATATAAAAGTTGGGGTAAAACAGGATACTACATGTTGTATGATATACCAATTGTTCATATAGAATGGGCTAATTGGGAATATAAATTAGTGAGTGCAATAAAAGGTAAAATATGTAGAATCAATCCGTACGATTATGGTGAAAAGAAAAACCATAAGCCTGGTGTATCTCTTAATGATATTAAGTACCTTGTAGAGAGTGCTAAATTATCTCGTCAGGCAAGTAGATTTAGTCAATTTAGAATTAGTAAATATAGTTCGTTACATGGATTGAGTCATATCTCTGGGGAAGTAGTTCCAGTAGAAGATTATCATTGCCATCATATAGTGCCTTGTAATAAGGGTGGTAAAGACGATTATAATAATCTATGCATACTAAGTAAGGAGCAACATATCATACTACATAGTAATAATAGAGCAAAATTATATGATGTGGTTGGAAAGAAGTATCATAAAAGGGTCGAAGAATTGATAAGTTTGCTATAA
- a CDS encoding iron-containing alcohol dehydrogenase produces MNRFTLPRDIYFGENSLEVLKTLKGRKAVIVTGGSSMKRFGFLDTVEAYLKEAGIEVKHITGVEPDPSVETVMNGAAVMREFQPDLIVSIGGGSPIDAAKAMWIFYEYPEFTFEQAVIPFGIPDLRQKAKFIAIPSTSGTATEVTAFSVITDYKAKIKYPLADFNLTPDIAIVDPALAQTMPPKLVAHTGMDALTHAFEAYVAGLRSSFSDPLAIQAITMIRENILKSFEGDVEARNEMHIAQCLAGMAFSNALLGISHSMAHKIGGVFHVAHGLANAILLPYVIDFNKKSCGDRYATIARSLNLAGNTEDELIDSLTDMIRDLNKAMNIPTSLKENGMTKEEFDANVDFISENAIKDACTGSNPRPINTCEMKKILTCTFTGEKVKF; encoded by the coding sequence ATGAATAGATTTACGTTACCAAGAGATATTTATTTTGGAGAAAATTCATTAGAGGTGTTAAAAACCTTAAAAGGCAGAAAAGCAGTAATAGTTACTGGCGGAAGCTCTATGAAAAGATTCGGATTCTTAGATACGGTTGAAGCTTATTTAAAAGAAGCTGGAATTGAAGTTAAGCATATTACTGGAGTAGAACCAGATCCATCGGTAGAAACAGTTATGAACGGTGCAGCAGTAATGAGAGAATTCCAGCCGGACTTAATAGTATCAATCGGGGGTGGTTCACCAATTGACGCAGCAAAAGCTATGTGGATTTTTTATGAGTATCCAGAATTTACTTTTGAACAAGCGGTTATACCATTTGGTATTCCTGACTTAAGACAAAAAGCTAAATTTATAGCTATACCATCAACTAGTGGAACAGCAACCGAAGTTACAGCATTTTCAGTAATTACTGACTATAAAGCAAAAATAAAATATCCTTTAGCGGATTTCAACTTAACACCAGATATAGCAATAGTAGACCCAGCACTAGCTCAAACAATGCCACCTAAATTAGTAGCACATACAGGTATGGATGCATTAACACATGCATTTGAGGCTTATGTAGCAGGACTTAGGTCAAGCTTTTCAGATCCTCTTGCAATACAAGCTATAACTATGATTAGAGAAAATATATTAAAATCATTTGAAGGTGATGTGGAAGCGAGAAATGAAATGCACATTGCACAATGTCTTGCGGGAATGGCATTTTCCAACGCACTACTAGGAATATCTCATAGTATGGCACACAAAATAGGTGGCGTATTTCATGTTGCACATGGCTTAGCTAATGCAATATTACTTCCATATGTTATAGATTTTAACAAAAAATCTTGTGGAGATAGATATGCAACAATTGCTAGAAGTCTTAATTTAGCTGGAAATACAGAAGATGAATTAATTGATTCATTAACTGATATGATAAGAGATTTAAATAAAGCTATGAATATACCAACTTCTTTAAAGGAAAACGGAATGACAAAAGAAGAGTTTGATGCAAATGTAGATTTTATATCTGAAAATGCTATAAAAGATGCATGCACAGGATCTAACCCAAGACCAATAAATACTTGCGAAATGAAAAAGATATTAACTTGTACCTTTACAGGAGAAAAAGTTAAATTTTAA
- a CDS encoding 3-hydroxybutyryl-CoA dehydrogenase, whose product MKKIFVLGAGTMGAGIVQTFAVSGCEVIMRDIKDEFVDRGLVTIKKNLERLVKKEKITEAQMEEILSRITGTTDMELAADCDLVVEAAVEIMKIKKEIFAELDRICKPETILSSNTSSLSITEVGAATNRPDKVIGMHFFNPAPMMKLVEIIKGMGTSTETFDAVKEIAIAIGKDPVEVAEAPGFVVNRILIPMINEAVGILAEGVASAEDIDKAMKLGANHPMGPLALGDLIGLDVCLAIMDVLYTETGDNKYRAHSLLRKYVRGGLLGRKTKKGIFDYSK is encoded by the coding sequence ATGAAAAAGATTTTTGTACTTGGAGCTGGAACTATGGGAGCGGGTATTGTTCAAACATTCGCAGTAAGTGGTTGCGAAGTAATAATGAGAGATATTAAAGATGAATTTGTTGATAGAGGACTTGTTACAATTAAAAAGAATTTAGAAAGATTAGTTAAAAAAGAAAAAATTACTGAAGCACAAATGGAAGAAATACTTTCAAGAATTACAGGAACTACTGATATGGAATTAGCAGCAGACTGTGATTTAGTAGTTGAAGCAGCTGTAGAAATTATGAAAATAAAGAAAGAAATTTTTGCAGAACTTGACAGAATATGTAAGCCGGAAACTATATTATCATCAAATACATCATCACTGTCTATAACTGAAGTAGGAGCTGCTACAAATAGACCTGACAAAGTTATAGGAATGCATTTCTTTAATCCAGCTCCAATGATGAAGCTTGTAGAAATAATTAAAGGAATGGGTACGTCCACTGAAACTTTCGATGCAGTTAAAGAAATTGCAATTGCTATCGGTAAGGATCCAGTAGAAGTTGCTGAAGCTCCTGGATTTGTTGTAAACAGAATATTAATACCAATGATTAACGAAGCTGTAGGAATACTTGCAGAAGGTGTTGCATCTGCAGAAGATATCGATAAAGCAATGAAACTTGGCGCTAATCATCCAATGGGACCTCTAGCACTAGGAGACCTTATAGGTCTTGATGTATGTCTTGCTATCATGGATGTTTTATATACTGAAACAGGAGACAATAAGTACAGAGCTCATAGTCTTTTAAGAAAATATGTTAGAGGCGGATTGCTAGGAAGAAAAACTAAAAAGGGAATATTTGATTATTCGAAATAA
- a CDS encoding electron transfer flavoprotein subunit alpha/FixB family protein has protein sequence MNIEEYKGVWVFAEQRDGELQKISFELLGKGREIADKLGEELTAVLLGDKTDDMVKELVAYGADKVIVASHPLLGHFTTDAYTKVICDLANERKPEIIFVGASYLGRDLGPRVSARLSTGLTADCTSLDIDTENNNLMMTRPAFGGNLMATIVCGEHRPQMATIRPGVFEKLARDEKRSCPVEKITVNLEESDIRTKTVDVVKVASVLADIGEANIIVSGGRGVGSKENFALLEKLAVTIGGVVGASRAAVENGWIDKAVQVGQTGKTVRPTVYIACGISGAIQHLAGMQDSDFIIAINKDATAPIMKAADVAIAGDFIKVIPEMIAQINTLRNK, from the coding sequence ATGAATATAGAAGAGTACAAGGGCGTATGGGTCTTTGCTGAGCAAAGAGACGGAGAACTTCAAAAGATTTCATTTGAACTTTTAGGTAAGGGACGTGAAATAGCAGATAAATTAGGAGAAGAATTAACAGCTGTATTACTTGGAGATAAAACAGATGATATGGTTAAAGAATTAGTAGCATATGGCGCTGACAAAGTAATAGTTGCTAGCCATCCATTATTGGGCCACTTTACAACTGATGCATATACAAAAGTAATATGTGATCTTGCAAATGAAAGAAAACCAGAAATTATATTTGTAGGAGCAAGTTATTTAGGAAGAGATTTAGGACCAAGAGTATCCGCAAGACTTTCAACAGGACTTACTGCTGATTGCACTTCATTAGATATAGATACAGAAAACAACAATCTAATGATGACAAGACCAGCATTTGGAGGAAACTTAATGGCTACAATAGTTTGTGGAGAACATAGACCACAAATGGCTACTATTAGACCAGGAGTTTTTGAAAAATTAGCTAGAGATGAAAAAAGAAGCTGCCCAGTTGAAAAAATAACTGTAAACTTAGAAGAATCAGATATCAGAACTAAAACAGTAGACGTTGTAAAAGTTGCTTCAGTTTTAGCGGATATCGGAGAAGCTAACATTATAGTATCTGGTGGTCGTGGAGTTGGAAGTAAAGAAAACTTCGCGTTACTTGAAAAACTTGCAGTTACCATAGGTGGAGTTGTTGGAGCATCAAGAGCTGCAGTTGAGAATGGTTGGATAGATAAAGCAGTTCAAGTAGGTCAAACAGGAAAAACTGTAAGACCAACTGTATACATAGCTTGCGGTATTTCAGGAGCAATTCAGCATTTAGCTGGTATGCAAGATTCTGATTTCATAATAGCTATAAACAAAGATGCAACAGCGCCAATCATGAAAGCTGCTGATGTAGCAATCGCTGGAGATTTCATAAAAGTTATTCCAGAAATGATAGCTCAGATTAATACATTAAGAAACAAATAA